One genomic region from Haloprofundus salinisoli encodes:
- a CDS encoding translation initiation factor IF-2 subunit alpha, giving the protein MKFRGWPDNGELVVGKVDEIANFGVFVDLEEYEDRRGLVHISEVASGWIKNVRDHVREGQTVVAKVLDVNKSSQQIDLSLKDVNEHQRKEKIQEWKNEQKADKWMSLAFGEDVDDEQYETVANVLYSEFGSLYDGFEQAAIHGAEALEDVDLSDEEISAVVETARENVSVPYVNVTGYVDLRCPTGDGVDDIKEALRAAEGNGDVSDEIELSVSYVGSPEYRIKVRAPDYKTAEAELEASADRARQSIEAVGGTAVYHRERDEETE; this is encoded by the coding sequence ATGAAATTTCGCGGCTGGCCAGACAACGGCGAACTCGTCGTCGGAAAGGTAGACGAAATCGCCAACTTCGGCGTGTTCGTCGACCTCGAAGAGTACGAGGATAGACGCGGTCTCGTCCACATCAGCGAGGTCGCCAGCGGGTGGATCAAGAACGTCCGCGACCACGTCCGGGAGGGACAGACGGTCGTCGCGAAGGTACTCGACGTCAACAAGTCCTCCCAGCAGATCGACCTCTCGCTGAAGGACGTCAACGAGCACCAGCGCAAAGAGAAGATACAGGAGTGGAAGAACGAGCAGAAGGCCGACAAGTGGATGTCGTTGGCCTTCGGCGAGGACGTCGACGACGAGCAGTACGAGACCGTCGCGAACGTCCTCTACAGCGAGTTCGGGAGCCTCTACGACGGCTTCGAGCAGGCGGCCATCCACGGCGCGGAGGCGCTCGAAGACGTCGACCTCTCCGACGAGGAGATCTCGGCGGTCGTCGAGACGGCCCGCGAGAACGTCTCGGTGCCGTACGTCAACGTCACCGGCTACGTCGACCTCCGGTGTCCGACCGGCGACGGCGTCGACGACATCAAGGAGGCGCTTCGCGCCGCCGAAGGAAACGGCGACGTCAGCGACGAAATCGAACTGTCGGTCTCCTACGTCGGGTCGCCCGAGTACCGCATCAAGGTGCGTGCGCCCGACTACAAGACCGCCGAAGCCGAACTGGAGGCGAGCGCCGACCGCGCCCGCCAGTCCATCGAGGCCGTCGGCGGCACCGCGGTGTATCACCGCGAACGCGACGAAGAAACCGAATGA
- a CDS encoding 30S ribosomal protein S27e, protein MAGSFYRVVCPDCENEQVVFDRASTPVNCVVCGSTLAHPTGGKATFEGEVTETVEAR, encoded by the coding sequence ATGGCCGGAAGCTTCTACCGCGTCGTCTGCCCGGACTGCGAGAACGAACAGGTCGTCTTCGACCGCGCGTCGACGCCCGTCAACTGCGTCGTCTGCGGCAGCACGCTCGCCCACCCCACCGGTGGGAAAGCGACGTTCGAAGGCGAAGTGACCGAAACCGTCGAGGCGCGGTAA
- a CDS encoding 50S ribosomal protein L44e, giving the protein MQMPRRFNTYCPHCNGHHEVEVEKVRSGRSTGMKKVQHRQRRRQTSHIGNAGKFSKVPGGDKPTKKTNLKYRCSNCGKAHMRKGWRAGRLEFQE; this is encoded by the coding sequence ATGCAGATGCCACGCCGTTTCAATACGTACTGTCCGCACTGCAACGGCCACCACGAAGTGGAGGTCGAGAAGGTACGCAGCGGACGCAGCACCGGGATGAAGAAGGTCCAGCACCGACAGCGCCGACGCCAGACGTCGCACATCGGTAACGCCGGGAAGTTCTCGAAAGTCCCCGGCGGCGACAAGCCGACGAAGAAAACGAACCTCAAGTACCGCTGTTCGAACTGCGGGAAAGCCCACATGCGCAAGGGCTGGCGCGCAGGTCGACTGGAGTTCCAGGAGTAG
- a CDS encoding HAH_0734 family protein: MQHLIVHGDPGIRKDAVINYDGKEQICFSIQRQGDWHGPDEVQLWCTIGTAEEREAYEKREYVPHWLTVESIDAEALDVVKARGKLSV, translated from the coding sequence ATGCAACACCTCATCGTCCACGGAGACCCCGGCATCCGGAAGGACGCGGTCATCAACTACGACGGGAAAGAGCAGATCTGCTTCTCGATTCAGCGCCAAGGTGACTGGCACGGCCCCGACGAGGTGCAACTGTGGTGTACCATCGGGACCGCGGAGGAGCGCGAAGCGTACGAGAAACGCGAGTACGTCCCCCACTGGCTCACGGTCGAGTCCATCGACGCCGAGGCGCTCGACGTCGTGAAGGCGCGCGGCAAACTCTCGGTCTGA